A segment of the Nitrospina gracilis 3/211 genome:
AGGCCATGGAGCTCTGGTATTAAAAGATGCTTTTCAAAGTTGGCGCACCCCAAAGTCAGGGCTATCCCATATAGCGTGATGCAAAATCCCAAAAACCTCCTTCGATTCAAAGAATTATTCATCGCAATCTCTGAGGTCTATTTGTTTTTGCATCTGACATTGTTCTTCTTGATGCTGATTTACAGTTCTCCCCATACAACTTACAAATTCTGAAAAAACTTTTCTATGGCAAATTTGATTCTGGGTAAGAGGGTCTTCGTGATAAACCCGATAATTTTCTATTACAAGACTTGTATCCGGTTCCTTCATTAAAAATGCTTTATGCAACCAAGTATGATTCCAATGATTTTCATAAAAATTATAGAAGTACCCATTTACAACGAAGGCCCATCCACCCAGATGGGAACAAGTAAAGGTAATTCCACAACCAATGGCCTTGGTAGTAATGACTAATGTATCCACTGCAATCCAATATGCTAAAAATGCATATACTGCGAATACGGCCATTATACCGCCTTGAATCTCGTAATACCCCCCTGCGGGCAATTGATCCAATTGCCCTGCGATTTTGGAAACTTCTTCGTCGGTAAGCGCGTCAATGCGTGCCAGGGCTTCCTCTTGGCTGAGGCCATATTTATGCAACTGTTTTTGAACCTCCTGCCTTTGAATCAGTTTTTTCAAATGTTGGTGGTGGGTTTCGGTTTTGGAAACTGTTTCAGTACGGACTGATCCTGAGAAAGGGGTTGCCCATGCGCATGTAGACATCCAGCACAGGTTCAGCATGGAAATCATGAGCAACACGCTGATTGGTTTCATGATTCGACTCAATAACATCATGCGCCCTCTTAATAAATTTCCCCTAGCACCTTCATCAAGTCTGTTCATAAATATAACCCTCTTGATGACAGTTTCTACCTTTTTAGATTTTGAAATGAGGAAAATATTCCAATTAAGGGTTCTTGGGACCGACAAAGAATAGGGCGAACCAAGGGAGCTTAACTATTTTGGGTGATTTCCAAGGGCTGTGTGGATACATTTTGAGCTAAGTGAGGGCTTTCCGTGAGAAACACCCAGTGGCACATGCGCGGGATTTGGGGATGAAACTTTGCAGGAAACAAGACAGGGTTAGAGAATGGACTCGACTGTGTTATGGGTGTGTTATGAAATGGGAGAAATAAAAAAGGGACCACGGGTTGTGCCGTGATCCCTTTTCGTTTCTGGTCGGGGCGAGAGGATTTGAACCTCCGACCCTCTGCTCCCAAAGCAGATGCGCTGCCAAGCTGCGTTTGGCGATAAATCAAATCGCCGTGTGCACAGTCACTCGACTACGCGGCTTCCCGATTCAATCGCAACAATGTTGTAGTTTGTAAATACCTTCAAGAAAGATTCTGGAGAGATTTTAAAGGGAGATTTGTATTTAAGTAATCATCCGAAATCAAGAATTTTGAAATTTAATAAAAAAATTGGATAACTTTAATTTTGCAATATTAAATATATAAAGAATTATTTTTAGTACTTGTTTTATTTTGCGTTACGTGAATTTTCTTGTGGGATTAAAATTTGACATCAGTAATACAACGAAAACCAAGCCTATTTCGCCAATAATGGTTCTGCAATTGAATGCGCTCTGAGGGCGGGAGCCAGGATTGTGAAAAGAGGAGTAGTATCTTTCGATAGCGATGCGTACGATGCTGCTTCTCATATTGCAGGAAATGCAGGGCACCCTGGATTAGCAAGAGATATGGCAAGGAGCATGAATAGTGGTTCAATTGAAGCTATACAGATTGGCCAGGAATTAATTTGGTTGGGAAAAGTGTTGCCATCTCTTGCAAGGGGTAATGCCCGACTTTTTCTAACAACTGGAACTCAACATCGAAGGCAATTGAGAGCTGTATGGCCGATTATGGAAATGATAATGCAAAACAACTCTGGCCCTTTTGATCCGGATTATAGGCAAATGTTTAGTTATCTAGGGCCAATTCTTGAGCATAAAGTGAGGATAATGATCACATTTTTTGGGCAAGAATAATAAGAATTATTTTTATTATGTAATCAAAATAGTTTTCTCATAATCTGATAGAAGATAATTGGAGAGGAGGGCTTCATATCAGTAGAAAAACTAAACAGAAAATTTATCTGTACAGCCCCGTATGGGCCCCTCTTTACACAGCCTTTTGTGTTGCTGGAAGCTTTCCATTTTTGTTGATTACTTTATTTATATTGAATGTCAGTGTTGCTTCGGATGCTGTGTTTGGATTTTTGGTAATAACGGGAGGGGTTTTAGGAGATTTTTTATTTCGCTTTTTATAAAAAACAAATGTTCCTTTTGCCTTGGATCAATTTTCCTGCTCTTTATGCGTGGCCAATTATTGGAATATTGGTGATTATATATCGTCCTTTCGAATAAGGTCAGATGGTTTGTATTAAACCGTAATCATGTTGTTAAAAAAATCTGGAAAAGGTTGCTTAAAGAAAAATTAAAAACAAAAGGGACCACGGCGTGTTGCCGTGATCCCTTTTCGTTTCTGGTCGGGGCGAGAGGATTTGAACCTCCGACCCTCTGCTCCCAAAGCAGATGCGCTGCCAGGCTGCGCTACGCCCCGTTAAATGTTTTGCAACGGTTTCGCGTCCGATGATGGATGCAACCAGCCGCGCGGTTGTACCAGAACGCGGCCTCCCGCGTCAACCGCCGTGGTGCAGGCCGCCGATCTTCTTGCGCTGTTCGTCGGTCAATACCTGAAGCAGAGCGATCTTCGCGTCGATCATCAACTGGATCGATGCGGCCTTCACCGTCTTCATGCGTTCGCCGACGTTGCGGATGGCACTTTCATCGAACTCACCGCTGTGTACCAGTTTCTCCAGTTCCATGTGCGCGATGCGGTGCTCGGCATGCAGTTGCACGCTTTTCTTCTGGTACTCGAACTGCTTGTCGCTGATGGTTTTCAGCTGATCCTCAGTGAGCCCCAGCGGCTTGGCGAACTTGAGCAGGTGCTTGAACGGATCGCGCGCGCCGTGGTGTCCGCCGCCATGACCGTACTTGCCGTGGCCTTTCTTGTGATGGCCTTTGTAGCTGTGGCCGTACCCTTTCGAACCGTGGCTGTAACCTTTGCCACTGCCTTCTTCCTTCCCGTGATGGCCGGAGTACCCGGAACCGTGCGGGGATTTGCCATGCGGCGAGCCGTGGGTGTAGCCGTGCGGCGATTTCGTGTGGCCTTCGGTTTTACTGCCTTCTTCCGGGCTGGCCGACGCGAGGGTGACCGTCCCGGTCAGCAACAGGGGCAAGGCGAATCCGTAAACGAGAACACGGGGAATGGATGAAACGAAATGGCGCATGGGATACTCCTTTCTCACTCACTTATGAGGCAGTCTGGACTGGGTCCGGAAAGTTGGAACCAAATTGGCACGCCCGGCAGGATTCGAACCTGCGACCTACGGATTCGAAGTCCGGTACTCTATCCAGCTGAGCTACGGGCGCAGAAAAAATGGGGTGAGCGACGGGATTTGAACCCGCGACCACTGGAGCCACAATCCAGTGCTCTACCAGCTGAGCTACGCCCACCATGATGTCTATGTAGGGTATTATATAAAAATAAGGAGTGCAGTTTAAACCATTCATTCCGCCCGCACAAGCAAATATTCCCCGCCAAATGCTTGAAAACGGGGGCCTACAGGCGGTCAGGCGGCATCCCACACGATTGCGGGGGCGTTCTCACTTGATGACGCGCAGATGCGAGCGGTCGCGTTTCGGTTTTTCGCCGCTTTCCTTGTCTTTTTCAGCGGATTTGGCGGCGGGGCGGGTTTGCGGCTGGATGGTGGTTTTCCGCGTGGTGTCCGGTTTTTTCGCCTTGCTCATTTCTTCCATCAAGTCGATGTCCTGCGGGATGCTTTCCTCCCACACCTGGCCTTCGTTGGTTTGGGGATCGTACATGGCCCACACGGAGGTGAAGGGGATAATGCACTTGTGCGGCCTGCCGCCGAACGAGAGGGTGGCGTAGATGCCGTTTTCATCCGCTTCGATGGGGCGGCGGAACCCCAGGTTGAGCACGAGGTTCAGCATGGGGTTGTGCTTGTGCTGTTTGGGCACGTCGACATCCGGCTGGCGCGCATCCAGACACACCATGGCGTCGCCCTGGCTGAGCAGGTGATTCAGCATTTCCTGTTTGGTCTGGGAAGGCGTCTCCATGGCCCCAAAGTTACCACAATTTTTTTTCGGCGAAAAGCGGATCATGATACCATTTGCGTTCACAACGAAAGTTCAATCAGATACAAAAGAAGGACAATCATGATCGCAAGCAAGTTAGGGAAACGAGCGGGTTGGGTGCTGGCAATCTGGCTGGCGTGGGCCGGCGTGGTGGAAGCGCAGGAAAAAACGATCGAAATCCTGCCGCACATCTGGACGGTTCATTCCGAAGGCGGACCGGATGCGAACGCGACGTTCATCATCACCGATCAGGGCGTGATGGTGATCAACACTCGCATGACCGCGGAAGGCGGACAGCACCTGCTGGGCGAGATCCGCAGTAAAACGGACAACCCCATCACGCACGTGGTCAACACGCACCATCACAAGGACAGTGTGCTCGGCAATTCGGCGTTCAAGGAGTGTCCTTCCATCATCGCGCACCTGAAAGCGCAGAAAAACATGGAAACCATGGCCGAGTTGGAGGGATTGAAAAACCTGACCTATCCCAATCTTGCGTTCGATACGAAGGTAGAGCTGACGCTGGGCGGGTACCTTCTGGAGTTGCGGCATCCGGGTCCGGGCCACACCGATGGCGATTTATATGTATACCTTCCCACCTGGCGCACCATCATCGCGGGCGGGTTGGTTTTCAACAAGGTCATTCCGGACACGCGTGACAGTTACATCGATCCGTGGATCGACGCTCTCCAGGAAATGGAAGACGTGGATGCGGAACTGATCGTGCCCGGTCACGGCCGTCCCGGCGGCAAGCAGATCATCATCCAGGCGAAGCACTACCTGATCCTGCTTCGCCAGTACGTCAACCGCGAACTCGACAAAGGATACGATCTCAATAAAACGGTCGAAAACGTGACCGCGCGGTTGATGGAAAAGTACAGCGATTGGGCGCACACCGAGAGGATCAGGGAGAACATCCGCCGCGCGTTCATCGAGTACACCGCGAAACGAGAAACCTGACAAGAACGGTTTGGGCCAAAAATAAAAACCCCTTTCCCGGATCGGGAAAGGGGTTTTGTTTTTTGTACGGGAACGCGGCTTAAACGTCGATGCCTTTTTTCTCCCAGTAATCGCGCAGGTTGGTATCGGTATCGAGAATGGTGTCGAGGTACGTGTGGCCACCCGGGATCATCGGGATAACATGCCCGTGGCTCTTGTCGTTGTAAGGATACTTGACGTCGAGCACGTAGGGTCCCTTATGTTTCATCATGCGTTTCAGCGCCGGTTCGACTTCCTCCGGCTTGCGGATGGACTCCCCCTTGATGCCGAAGGCATCGGCGATCTCCGCGAAGTCGGCGTCGCCGATGTAAGTGTGCCCGCGCAGGGATTTGTAAAAACGATCCTCCCACTGTGCCACCATGCCGAGGTGAGCGTTGTTGAGGACGACGCTTTTCACCGGAATGTTTTCGATCTTGCAGGTCTGCAATTCCTGGATGTTCATGAGGAACGATCCGTCGCCGTCGATGTTGATGACGGGCACATCCGGCCGCGCCACCGCTGCGCCCATCGCCGCGGGCAGGCCGAATCCCATCGCGCCGAGACCGGAAGAACACAGCCATTGGCGCGGTTGCTTGAACCGCCAGAACTGCGCCGTCCACATCTGGTGCTGGCCGACGCCGACGGACACGATCGCCTCGTCCCCGGCGATGCGCTGAAGCTCGGTGATGACGTGTTGCGGCACGATGTCCTTGTCGCTCATCTTGTACGTCAGCGGAAACTCCTGTTTCCATTCCTGGACCTGTTGCAGCCAGGGCCCCATGTCCTTTTTCTTCTCCGCCAGTTCGTTCATCATTTTGAGCGCCAGCTTGACGTCGCCCTGGATCGGCACATCGACGGTGATGTTCTTGTTGATCTCCGATGGGTCGATGTCCACGTGAATGAACTTCGCGTTGGGGCAGAACTCCGAGAGTTTGCCGGTAACGCGGTCGTCGAAGCGAACACCGAGGGCGATGACGAGATCGGCGTGGTTGATGGCGATGTTGGCGTACACCGCGCCGTGCATGCCGAGCATGTGGAGCGACAACGGGTCGTCCATCGGGAAACTGCCGA
Coding sequences within it:
- a CDS encoding PA2779 family protein, giving the protein MNRLDEGARGNLLRGRMMLLSRIMKPISVLLMISMLNLCWMSTCAWATPFSGSVRTETVSKTETHHQHLKKLIQRQEVQKQLHKYGLSQEEALARIDALTDEEVSKIAGQLDQLPAGGYYEIQGGIMAVFAVYAFLAYWIAVDTLVITTKAIGCGITFTCSHLGGWAFVVNGYFYNFYENHWNHTWLHKAFLMKEPDTSLVIENYRVYHEDPLTQNQICHRKVFSEFVSCMGRTVNQHQEEQCQMQKQIDLRDCDE
- a CDS encoding Spy/CpxP family protein refolding chaperone gives rise to the protein MRHFVSSIPRVLVYGFALPLLLTGTVTLASASPEEGSKTEGHTKSPHGYTHGSPHGKSPHGSGYSGHHGKEEGSGKGYSHGSKGYGHSYKGHHKKGHGKYGHGGGHHGARDPFKHLLKFAKPLGLTEDQLKTISDKQFEYQKKSVQLHAEHRIAHMELEKLVHSGEFDESAIRNVGERMKTVKAASIQLMIDAKIALLQVLTDEQRKKIGGLHHGG
- a CDS encoding ClpXP protease specificity-enhancing factor SspB yields the protein METPSQTKQEMLNHLLSQGDAMVCLDARQPDVDVPKQHKHNPMLNLVLNLGFRRPIEADENGIYATLSFGGRPHKCIIPFTSVWAMYDPQTNEGQVWEESIPQDIDLMEEMSKAKKPDTTRKTTIQPQTRPAAKSAEKDKESGEKPKRDRSHLRVIK
- a CDS encoding MBL fold metallo-hydrolase, translated to MIASKLGKRAGWVLAIWLAWAGVVEAQEKTIEILPHIWTVHSEGGPDANATFIITDQGVMVINTRMTAEGGQHLLGEIRSKTDNPITHVVNTHHHKDSVLGNSAFKECPSIIAHLKAQKNMETMAELEGLKNLTYPNLAFDTKVELTLGGYLLELRHPGPGHTDGDLYVYLPTWRTIIAGGLVFNKVIPDTRDSYIDPWIDALQEMEDVDAELIVPGHGRPGGKQIIIQAKHYLILLRQYVNRELDKGYDLNKTVENVTARLMEKYSDWAHTERIRENIRRAFIEYTAKRET
- the ilvB gene encoding biosynthetic-type acetolactate synthase large subunit codes for the protein MSRTRPSTAKKVVNIDRKKDLASPPMKGRDILVKALENEGVDTVFGYPGGASMEIHQALTLTKKIRHVLPRHEQGGSFAAGGYARVTGRPGVCIATSGPGATNLLTGIMDAKMDSIPLVAITGQVPTPVIGSDAFQETDIVGASFPLVKHSYLVQDINDIPQIIHEAFHIASTGRPGPVLVDIPKNIQQQETIPDFKVGLDVPGYRPNLKPAPQQVKKAMHLIKEARRPIIYAGGGIISAEASEELRKFVKKTGIPITNTVMGLGSFPMDDPLSLHMLGMHGAVYANIAINHADLVIALGVRFDDRVTGKLSEFCPNAKFIHVDIDPSEINKNITVDVPIQGDVKLALKMMNELAEKKKDMGPWLQQVQEWKQEFPLTYKMSDKDIVPQHVITELQRIAGDEAIVSVGVGQHQMWTAQFWRFKQPRQWLCSSGLGAMGFGLPAAMGAAVARPDVPVINIDGDGSFLMNIQELQTCKIENIPVKSVVLNNAHLGMVAQWEDRFYKSLRGHTYIGDADFAEIADAFGIKGESIRKPEEVEPALKRMMKHKGPYVLDVKYPYNDKSHGHVIPMIPGGHTYLDTILDTDTNLRDYWEKKGIDV